The genomic interval ATAAATATCAACATATGAAAATATTAGTTTGCATCAGTCACGTTCCTGATACTACCTCAAAGATTAACTTCACCAATAATGATTCAGAATTTGACACTAATGGAGTACAATTTGTTATCAATCCAAATGACGAGTTCGGACTTACTCGTGCTATTTGGTTCCAAGAGAAGCAAGGAGCAACCGTTACTGTCGTAAGTGTTGGTGGCCCTGAAACAGAACCAACACTTAGAAAAGCATTAGCAATAGGTGCAAATGATGCTATTCGTGTTAACGCAACACCTACTGACGGCTTTTTTGTGGCTAAACAATTGACTGAGATAGTAAAAAACGGAGGCTACGACTTGGTTATTGCTGGAAAAGAATCTTTAGATTATAACGGCGGGATGGTTCCTGGAATGATTGCCGCACTAACCAATTCAAACTTCATCAATTCCTGTACTGAAATCAACATTGAAGGAACAAACGTAAAAGCAGTTCGCGAAATCGACGGCGGAAAAGAAACCGTTTCTACTACTTTACCATTAATAATTGGTGGTCAAAAAGGACTAGTAGAAGAAAAAGATTTACGCATCCCAAACATGAGAGGGATTATGACCGCAAGATCTAAACCACTTACTATTGTAGAGCCTACTGATGCTCCTACGAATACAAAGGCCGTTAAATTTGAAAAACCAGCTCCAAAATCAGCAGTAAGACTAGTTGCAGCAGACAACCTAGACGAATTAATCAATTTACTACACAACGAAGCAAAGGTAATCTAGTCGTCAGTATACAATCGCAGTTTTCGATTTTAAAAATCTGAGATCTGAATTCGTTAATCTAAAATCTAAAATCATCATGTCAATATTAATATACGCAGAATCAGCAGAAGGTAAATTCAAAAAAGTAGCTTTTGAATTAGCTTCATACGCAAAAAAAATAGCCGAATCATTAGGAACAACAGTTACTGCTTTAGCTTTTAACACAACTGACGCCTCTGAACTATCTAAATACGGAGTGGATAAAGTATTAAAAGTAAACGACAGCAAACTAGCCAACTTTACAGCTAAAGCTTATGCAGATGTAATACAACAAGCTGCCAAAAAAGAAAACACGAAAGTAGTTTTGCTTTCTTCAAGCACCAACAGCACTTACCTTGCCTCACTTGTAACCGTTTCACTGGAAGCAGGATACGCATCTAACGTAGTTGGACTCCCCTTGAGTACATCACCTTTCCAAGTAAAAAGAAACGCTTTTTCAAACAAAGCATTCAATATTACAGAAATTAGTACTGAAGTAAAAGTACTTGGATTAGCCAAAAATTCCTTTGGAATCATAGAATCTAGCTCTTCACTAACGGAAGAAGATTTTACTCCTACGCTTTCTGATAATGATTTCAATATCAAAATTGAATCTACAGAAAAAGTATCTGGAAAAGTATCTATTGCTGATGCTGATATTGTAGTTTCTGGAGGAAGAGGATTAAAAGGACCTGAAAATTGGGGATTAATAGAAGATTTGGCTACAGTTCTAGGGGCAGCAACTGCTTGTTCAAAACCCGTTTCCGACTTAGGATGGAGACCTCATGGAGAACATGTAGGCCAAACAGGAAAACCAGTTGCGGCAAATTTATACATTGCTATTGGAATCTCTGGAGCAATACAACATATTGCAGGGATCAACTCATCTAAAGTAAAAGTAGTTATCAATACAGATCCTGAAGCACCTTTCTTCAAAGTTGCAGATTATGGTGTAGTAGGAGATGCATTTGAAGTAGTCCCTCAATTAATTGAAAAACTTAAAGCATTTAAAGGTCAATAAACCTATAAATCTTTAGCAAACACAACAATAAAGAGCTATTATAATTCAATTTATAGTAGCTCTTTATTTATTTTACATTCCTATTATTTTTAATTTAATACGCTAGTTTACTTTTGAAGCTAACAAAAGATTTTGTTTCTTTGTAAGCTAATCATTCCCTTTATTTGTACTTTGCAAATAAGGGAAACTGGTTCCAAAATAATTCTTTGATTTTAGCATCTAAAATCTAAAACCTAAAATTAACATGAGTTTAGTTAAACTATCCATAAAAGGAATTTCATACAGCCAAACTCAAAACGGAGCATATGCTTTGATTTTGAATGAAGTTGACGGAGAGAGAAAACTACCTATTGTCATAGGTGCGTTTGAAGCACAATCTATTGCCATTGCTTTAGAAAAAGAAATCAAACCTCCACGCCCATTAACACACGACTTATTTAAAAATTTTGCAGAACGTTTTGATATTACAGTAAAACAGGTCATCATACATAAATTAGTCGATGGCGTATTTTACTCAAGTATCATTTGTGAAAGAGATAAAATTGAAGAAATTATTGACGCTAGAACATCTGATGCTATAGCGCTTGCACTGCGTTTCAACGCACCTATTTTTACTTACAAAAATATTCTTGACAAGGCTGGTATTTATTTAAAAGCCAACCCACAGGACACTGATAAAGACTCACAAGAAATTGACGATATTCTTTCTAATCCTGAAACTTTTGGAAACATAGACGAAAGTGAAACCTCAGGACGCCCTTATATCAAGCATAGTCTTCAAGAATTAACAGAACTTCTTGAGCAAGCCGTTAGTCATGAAGATTATGAAAAGGCAGCAAAAATCAGAGACGAAATTTCAAAAAGAGAGTCCTAAAAACAAACTTGTTTTTAACGTTATTTGAAAATTAATTCACAAATTACCATTCCAGATGAAACAATATTTAGATTTAGTACAACACGTAATGGAAAACGGTTGCCAGAAAGGAGACCGAACAGGAACAGGAACCAAGAGTGTATTTGGCCACCAAATGCGTTTTGATTTGAACGAAGGTTTTCCGATGGTTACCACCAAGAAATTACACCTTAAATCTATAATTTATGAATTATTATGGTTTTTAAAAGGGGACACAAATATTGAATACCTTCAAAAAAATGGAGTAAAAATATGGGATGCTTGGGCAGATGAAAATGGAGATTTAGGCCCAGTTTACGGCCATCAATGGCGCAATTGGAACAGCGAAGAAATAGATCAAATAAAAGATCTAATCAACGAGTTAAAAACAAATCCAAATAGCCGAAGAATGATCGTTTCAGCATGGAATCCATCCGTACTTCCTGACACTAGTAAATCGTTTTCAGAAAATGTAGCAAATAACAAAGCAGCTTTACCTCCTTGTCACGCTTTTTTCCAGTTTTATGTAGCTGACGGAAAATTATCTTGTCAATTATACCAACGTAGTGCTGATATTTTCTTGGGAGTACCCTTTAACATTGCGTCATACGCATTATTAACCATGATGATTGCACAAGTATGTAACCTAGGCTTAGGCGAGTTCATACATACGTTTGGAGATGCACACATCTACAACAACCATTTTGAACAGCTTGAATTACAATTATCACGGGAACCAAGAGCATTACCTAAAATGATATTGAATCCCGAGATAAAGGATATTTTTGATTTCGATTATGAAGACTTCACCTTAGTAGACTATGAACCACACGCTGGAATCAAAGGAAATGTAGCGGTATAAATTAAACTGCTACAACTCCGTTTTGCGTTCCTGAAAATTCATTCCATTTGAAAGAATCAGCTTCAGTATCGTTTACATACTCACCATCAATCACATATTTGAACTCATAAGAAGCATCCTTTGCTAATTCAACAACCCCTTTAAAAGTTCCGTTTTTTAACTTATTCAAAACTCCCTCTTCGATACTCCAATTGTTAAAATCACCCACTACAGACGCATTAACTGCATCTTTAGCCTCGATAGAAAAAGTAACTTTACAAACTGGTTTTGACTTTATAAATTGTTTCTTAATTGACATAACTATTTCATTTTTAATATTATGTGACAAAGAAAATAAAATATATTGAACTTTAAACAAAAAAAAAAAGTTTTACCATAATAGCACTTAACTTGTTAATTTTTAACAAATTCAACAATATTAACAGCATTAAATTTAACATGTAAAAAAAGAAAACGTTTTCTAATTAATTATTAAACACTCAAAACAATAATTTTACAAATTAAATTTTATCTTTATCTTTTAAATTTTAACTTATGGAAAGAGAACAACACGAATTATATGAATATGCACGAAGAAGAATCAAACAAAAAAAAAGACTCTACTTTCATTTTGTCCTACTAATTTCCATAACTCTTTTTATCTTTTTGTCAACCAAAATAATGACGCTTGACATTAATCCAAACTGGCTCATTTTAGGGGTTACAATTTGGGCATTTATTTTCATCCTTCACTTTATAAAAGTTTACATAACAGACCGTTTTATGAATAAAGATTGGGAAAGAGAACAAATTAATCGATTAGTTTCTTTGCAAGAAAAAAAAATAGCCGAATTAAAAACTAAAACAAGCGAAGATCCTACTTCAATAAAATAAAAACAAATGATTATAATGATTGCTGCCACCGCAGAAAACAACGAGTTAGGAAAAAACAATGAACTGATATGGCATTTACCAGATGACTTTAAGAGATTTAAGGCTATCACAACAGGTCATCATATCATCATGGGACGAAAAACATTTGAAAGTTTTCCTAAACCACTACCTAATAGAACACATATTGTAATAAGTCGCCAAAAAGATTATGCTTCCCAAGGATGTACGGTAGTCAATAGCTTAGAAGAAGCATTATCTGCTTGTCCAAAAGACGAAGATGTATTTATAATAGGAGGTGGAGAAATATACCAATTAGCTCTTCCACATTCAGATAAGATAGAATTAACCAGGGTACACCATACCTTTGAAGCTGATGCTTTCTTCCCAGAAATCAAACCAGAAGAATGGGAGCTTACAGAATCCGAATTTCACTCAAAAGATGAAAAACACCTTTTTGATTACTCCTTTCTAACTTATTCTAAAAAATAAAAACACCTCAGTAAACCTGAGGTGTTCTTTTTTACAATGATTAGGAAAAAACCGCCTATTCCTGAAGTAGAATTTGACAACTTAATATAAAAATTACAAACGTCAACATAGCTCCAGTAATGAAGATAATGACATTTGATGTCTTTTGAGAATACATCTCAAAATAGCCTTTAATACCAAATACCACGAAGGCACTAAAGACATAGAAAATTAAAATTTCCAAAAACAAATTTAATCCTAAGAACGTATTTTGCGTTAATAACAAACTACTGTTTAATAAAACAGCACCGTCAAAACTAACAACAAGTACAAACGATATAATTAGCGCAAAAATTAACCATTTGAATTGGCTTGTTAATTCCTTTATAATCATTGACGATAAATATTTAATATTTATAATGTAAATTTCGACATTATATCCAGAACATACAATACCCACTTTTAGTGATATTTCAATTTTAACACAAACCGCTAAACACTTGATTGACAATACACTAATAGAAACTCCCGTTTCGATAAAGAAAACTCAACTACATTTCAAAAGCAATAGTTACCCTATTTTAAAAAACCTTGCATCAAACCTAAGCGTCTAAAAATAATCGCTCGTGAAATTGTAATTGCCTTTTTAAACCAAAGTATTCCAAACAAAATCAACTATTTTATTTCAATTTACTATTCTGGATTAAAGTTCGAATGAGATTGTATTATATTTGTGCAAAATTAAAAACAAAATGTCAAAAAACATCACCCCATATAAAGACTCCACATTAAGTAAAAAAGAACAGGTAGCAAAAATGTTCGATACCATATCAGGAAATTATGATAATTTGAATCGTGTTATTTCCTTTGGAATCGATGTAAAATGGCGTAAGAAAGTTTTAGACATCGTTAAAAAATCAAATCCTACTAACATTCTTGATATCGCTACCGGTACAGGAGACTTAGCAATCTTATTAGCACAAACGAAAGCTGAAAAAATAATAGGTCTAGATATTTCAGCTGGGATGCTTGAAGTAGGCAAAACTAAAATTGCCGCCAAGAACCTTTCAAAAACCATCGAAATGGTTTTAGCCGACTCAGAAAACATGCCATTTGAAGATAATTTCTTTGACGCAATAACTGTCGCTTTTGGAGTACGTAATTTTGAACATCTGGAGAAAGGGTTATCCGAAATTTTAAGAGTACTAAAGCCCAACGGTATATTTGTAATTTTAGAAACATCAATCCCTGAAAAAACTCCATATAAACAAGGATACAACTTTTACAGCAAAAATATTTTACCCATAATTGGGAAATTATTTTCAAAAGATGATGCCGCCTACGGATACTTATCTGAATCGGCTTCACAATTCCCTTATGGTGAAGCGCTAAACAATATTTTAAGAAAAATTGGGTTTATAGAGGTAAAGGCAATGCCGCAAACATTTGGAGTAGCAACTATTTATTCAGCTTCTAAAAAATAACATTGAACACTCACTAAGCATTCTTATGAAAAAAATTGCTCCATTTCTGATTTTACTCATGCTATCGTTTACGGGAATGGCTCAATCTGGAACAAATATATTTGGAAAAGATCCTATTATTCATTTGGAAAATTTCCAAAAACAGAGAGTTCATTTTGGCTATTATTTAGGCTTCAATAGTTTTGATTTCAAAATTGACTACAAAGATTTACAAGCTACTGATATTGTAGTTAAAAAAACAACTGGTTTTAATGTGGGTATCGTTGCCGATTTAAAACTGCAAGAACACATTGATTTACGTTTTGAACCAGGCTTGTATTATGCAAAAAGGGATTTATCTTTTCCTGGCTTTACCAATCAAGTAGATATCCTTAGAGAAGTTAGCAGTA from Flavobacterium ovatum carries:
- a CDS encoding electron transfer flavoprotein subunit beta/FixA family protein, giving the protein MKILVCISHVPDTTSKINFTNNDSEFDTNGVQFVINPNDEFGLTRAIWFQEKQGATVTVVSVGGPETEPTLRKALAIGANDAIRVNATPTDGFFVAKQLTEIVKNGGYDLVIAGKESLDYNGGMVPGMIAALTNSNFINSCTEINIEGTNVKAVREIDGGKETVSTTLPLIIGGQKGLVEEKDLRIPNMRGIMTARSKPLTIVEPTDAPTNTKAVKFEKPAPKSAVRLVAADNLDELINLLHNEAKVI
- a CDS encoding electron transfer flavoprotein subunit alpha/FixB family protein, coding for MSILIYAESAEGKFKKVAFELASYAKKIAESLGTTVTALAFNTTDASELSKYGVDKVLKVNDSKLANFTAKAYADVIQQAAKKENTKVVLLSSSTNSTYLASLVTVSLEAGYASNVVGLPLSTSPFQVKRNAFSNKAFNITEISTEVKVLGLAKNSFGIIESSSSLTEEDFTPTLSDNDFNIKIESTEKVSGKVSIADADIVVSGGRGLKGPENWGLIEDLATVLGAATACSKPVSDLGWRPHGEHVGQTGKPVAANLYIAIGISGAIQHIAGINSSKVKVVINTDPEAPFFKVADYGVVGDAFEVVPQLIEKLKAFKGQ
- a CDS encoding bifunctional nuclease family protein, translating into MSLVKLSIKGISYSQTQNGAYALILNEVDGERKLPIVIGAFEAQSIAIALEKEIKPPRPLTHDLFKNFAERFDITVKQVIIHKLVDGVFYSSIICERDKIEEIIDARTSDAIALALRFNAPIFTYKNILDKAGIYLKANPQDTDKDSQEIDDILSNPETFGNIDESETSGRPYIKHSLQELTELLEQAVSHEDYEKAAKIRDEISKRES
- a CDS encoding thymidylate synthase, producing MKQYLDLVQHVMENGCQKGDRTGTGTKSVFGHQMRFDLNEGFPMVTTKKLHLKSIIYELLWFLKGDTNIEYLQKNGVKIWDAWADENGDLGPVYGHQWRNWNSEEIDQIKDLINELKTNPNSRRMIVSAWNPSVLPDTSKSFSENVANNKAALPPCHAFFQFYVADGKLSCQLYQRSADIFLGVPFNIASYALLTMMIAQVCNLGLGEFIHTFGDAHIYNNHFEQLELQLSREPRALPKMILNPEIKDIFDFDYEDFTLVDYEPHAGIKGNVAV
- a CDS encoding isoamylase early set domain-containing protein, encoding MSIKKQFIKSKPVCKVTFSIEAKDAVNASVVGDFNNWSIEEGVLNKLKNGTFKGVVELAKDASYEFKYVIDGEYVNDTEADSFKWNEFSGTQNGVVAV
- a CDS encoding 2TM domain-containing protein, which codes for MEREQHELYEYARRRIKQKKRLYFHFVLLISITLFIFLSTKIMTLDINPNWLILGVTIWAFIFILHFIKVYITDRFMNKDWEREQINRLVSLQEKKIAELKTKTSEDPTSIK
- a CDS encoding dihydrofolate reductase; this translates as MIIMIAATAENNELGKNNELIWHLPDDFKRFKAITTGHHIIMGRKTFESFPKPLPNRTHIVISRQKDYASQGCTVVNSLEEALSACPKDEDVFIIGGGEIYQLALPHSDKIELTRVHHTFEADAFFPEIKPEEWELTESEFHSKDEKHLFDYSFLTYSKK
- the ubiE gene encoding bifunctional demethylmenaquinone methyltransferase/2-methoxy-6-polyprenyl-1,4-benzoquinol methylase UbiE, with the protein product MSKNITPYKDSTLSKKEQVAKMFDTISGNYDNLNRVISFGIDVKWRKKVLDIVKKSNPTNILDIATGTGDLAILLAQTKAEKIIGLDISAGMLEVGKTKIAAKNLSKTIEMVLADSENMPFEDNFFDAITVAFGVRNFEHLEKGLSEILRVLKPNGIFVILETSIPEKTPYKQGYNFYSKNILPIIGKLFSKDDAAYGYLSESASQFPYGEALNNILRKIGFIEVKAMPQTFGVATIYSASKK
- a CDS encoding porin family protein; the protein is MKKIAPFLILLMLSFTGMAQSGTNIFGKDPIIHLENFQKQRVHFGYYLGFNSFDFKIDYKDLQATDIVVKKTTGFNVGIVADLKLQEHIDLRFEPGLYYAKRDLSFPGFTNQVDILREVSSTYIHFPLLLKFSSLRTGNIRPYLVGGISSTLNLSGNSKTKDDNYEQKFRVKPWSSSYEIGFGIDIFSEYFIFSPSIRGLFGITDELIRDNNPNSPWTGNIDSMKSRAILINFTFH